The sequence AAACTCCCATCATAAAAAAGTTTAATTCCTCCAATTTTCGTCCACCTATTATCAAGTTTAGTACTTCTTTTAAAATGGTATAAATCTTCTGGCTCAATTTGTTCAAAGAAAGAGTATATTCTCAGATTCAACTCCCCTTCACTATTTAAATCAAATAGAATTTTTTGTCTATTCATACTTTCCATATTATGTACACTTGTTATTCCTACTTTATTAAAATTTTTGGATGCAGTTTTAACTGCACTATAGATATTTCCCATATTCTTTATCTTTATCTCTTTTGAAGTAGTTGATGAATTCAAAACTGGTGTTGGAAGGATATCTTCGATATTTTCCTTTTTTATCTTTTTCAAAACTAAATAAATTGCATTCTCTTTTAATATTCCAGTTGGAGTTTTGCTAATAGATTCTCTTACAATCTTCCCTCCTGAAAGATCTAAAGTATGCTCATTAATGTCAGCTTTTTTTAATGCAACTGAATTTACCCATATACTATGCCCATCCTTTTTAAATAGAACTAAAGGATTTTTGTTGCAAACTTTATCAAGGTCAGCTTTTGAAGGAAGCTTAAATTCTTTCCAATCATTTTCATTCCACCCATAACCCAGAATCCAGACATTTGGTTCAGTCTTTTCTACCCTTGTCTTAACTTTCTCTATCACCTCTTCTTTTGATTTTGTATTACTTAAATCAATTCCAATCAAACTTTTAGCATAGCCTAAAAGATGAACATGACTATCAATAAAACCAGGAAGAACTACTTTTCCATTTAAGTCAATAGACTCATATTTGCTATTAGCCTTTGATTTAATTTCAGCATTATTACCTATAGCAATAATTTTCTCTTTTCTAACAAGTAAAGCATTCACTTTAGGCTTTAAAAAATTCATAGTATAAATATTTCCATTAAATAGGATTAAATCTTTCTTCATTTATATCACCAAAATATAAAATTAAATTAATTATTATAAATTTCTATAACTTTAATTAAAAAGTGTAAGGAAATTAATTATTTATATCTTTATAATTAATATTATATAATCTAAAGCTTGAAATATTATACAATTCTAAGTCTAAATTGTATTATAAAATATCAACTTTCAAAATATGCTGAGGAAAAATTAAAAAAATATTAAAAGATAGG is a genomic window of Actinomycetota bacterium containing:
- a CDS encoding amidohydrolase; this translates as MKKDLILFNGNIYTMNFLKPKVNALLVRKEKIIAIGNNAEIKSKANSKYESIDLNGKVVLPGFIDSHVHLLGYAKSLIGIDLSNTKSKEEVIEKVKTRVEKTEPNVWILGYGWNENDWKEFKLPSKADLDKVCNKNPLVLFKKDGHSIWVNSVALKKADINEHTLDLSGGKIVRESISKTPTGILKENAIYLVLKKIKKENIEDILPTPVLNSSTTSKEIKIKNMGNIYSAVKTASKNFNKVGITSVHNMESMNRQKILFDLNSEGELNLRIYSFFEQIEPEDLYHFKRSTKLDNRWTKIGGIKLFYDGSLGSRTAYMIEPYNDDENNYGIKVMEKQEVGRLMRSANQLGLNFAMHAIGDRANKEVLDIYGRVLKNYENETVLRNRIEHVQILRREDFVRFKKLNLIASMQPYHLASDMKMAEKGWGKRCKWSYAWDKLVKNGVHMTFGSDCPVETINPIRDLYVSITRRKEDGYPDGSWYPEHKLTLKRAIYSYTFEGA